The genome window AAGAAGTATCAGAGGTCTGTTAGCAGTTTAGAATGAGGCTCCGTATCGGGCTATAGTGCAAGTGTGCTATTGCCAAACGTGGAGCTTCCCTTTAGAGCCAGACATCCGATCAGCGTGTGCAGGCCAAGCTATTTCGGGGTGGGCTGCTATCGCTGGGTCGTGCCTGGTTGCCGGCATGGGCAAACTGCGGACCTGCTTCTAGCGCCTCATAGACATCAATCGAACACTGCTGTTCTTGGCGTGCTACATCATCTGCGTACAGCGGCTTCCAGGTTTTTTAGCCACTCTAGTGTCCGGGATTGAGGGACCCGCATCTAATTTCGCAAGGTCCTTGGAGTGCAGGGTAGACACCTGCATTTCCGCGCATTGACAGGCAATCGCCAGCGCACAAGACTGGTTCGGCAAACAACTCGGCACGATTGGATTGAGCGTTGACGACGCAGCGCTTTATTAAGATGCTGCGCAAACTAGCGACGCGGTACCGTTCGTTAAAATTATTCGTCGGCCCGCTCCTATCGCCGAATCTTTCTTCGGCTTGATCACGAGGAGTTTTGATAATGCACATGCGTCGATATGCTGCCTGCGTTGCGCTGCTTCGGGCGCCATTTATACACGGCGACATTGCTAAAGTCGCTCCGACGCACCTTTTCCCAATAGGCAGTCAGGCTTATACTCCAAAAGGAAATATAAACGAAAATTGGAATAGTAAAAATTAAAGCGCCCCAGAAATTAAGGAAAAATCAGCCGTCCTTAAAAAATAAAAATCTAAAAAAAATCATGAAACCGGGCGTAAATTAGAGGCGTAGACTTCACTCAATCTTGGCTCATAGCCTCTGGAACGATCGCAATATACTGAGGCACGGGCTAATTTATTAGGCAGAGCATGAGTATTCATCTTCCAAAATTCTTCAGCAGGGACGTCGGCGAAAAAATACTTTCCAGTCTGGAAAATTGGAAGGACAGTGAAAGTTTGCATGATCCTTTAGTCTGGCGTAAGACTATTCCAGAACTCGCCTCATTGGACTACAAGAGCAACCTGCCAGAACAACTGGGCCCATTAAATACCCGTGAACTGATGGAAGCCTTTAAATTCTTTGGGCGCATCAGCCTTGATCTGCGAGACGTTCCAGGTCTAGGACATGGAAGAGTATTTCTCGCATCAAAGAAGCAAAACAGATTTAGGCTCCAACTCGAAGAAATATCTACTGGAAGGAGTTTTGCTGCAATCTGTATAACTGAGGAAGGTGGTGGCTCTGATCTGCATGCCATAAAAACAACTGCGTCACGTACTGCCGACGGCTACGAACTGAATGGGCAGAAAAAATATGTCGCTCGCCTCCGGCAGTCAGATGTTTTTATAGTATTTGCTAATGTGAAAGGCGTCGATCAAGGCCTGACCGCTTTCATGATAGAGGAATCAAATCCTGGGGTCAGGGTGGCAGACATCGAAGCCATGGGTCTTCGCGGTATATCTTGGGGACAGCTCGATCTAGATAGGGTACGAGTACCGGCTAAAAACCGAATAGGAGGAGAAGGACAAGGGTTTAGCATCTTCTCCACACATTTTTCGTTCTGGCGCTGCGCAATGGCTGCAGCAGCAATAGGTGCCGCGGAAAAAGCGTTAGATAAAGCAAAAGAGAGATTGCGAACGCGCTCCGCGTTTTCCGGGCCAATTGGAAGGTTTACCCATTTGCAACAAGATTTTGCAAAACATGCATCGCGACTGCATATGGCTTGGCTGCTAACCCAGAATACGGCGCGTCGCATCGAACTCAAGCAGTATAGCTATGTAGATGCGGCAATGGCTAAAGCAGAGAGCGTAGAAGCCTCCCTCGCAGCCGTCCAATGGAGCATGCTTGTGCATGGCGCATATGGATATTCTGCTGACGCTCACCTAGAAAAATCACTACGAGACTTACTTGGGCTGCGGATTGCAGATGGCACTACCGATGTTCTTCGGGGACAAGTCGCAAGAGGAATCTTGGGCGAAGAATTATATTCTTTGTCTATCGGGCGAGACGTTAATTTATTTTCACCAGCACGGGAGCGGCAACTATGGTAATGGATACTTTAAGTTATGAGAAAGCTGTCCAGCATGGCTTACTGCTAGCTGCAGAAGGAGCTTTAATATCTTCTGATGTGAGAATCGTCCCCAATGAAGACGATGGAGTTAATAGTGGGCCTATCATGATAGGGCGAGGAGCAAAAATAAGATCAGGGGCGCTATTGTGCTCGGGTGCTTGCATAGGAGAAAATTCCATCATCGGGCACAACGTCGTTATTCGCGCCCGAGTCAAAATAGGCGCTAATAGCGTGATTTCACATTTTGTGTGCCTAGAGCGAGACGCCACGATCGGGGACAGCGTCAGAATCTCGGCGCTCACACATATTACCGGGAATTGCTTGATTGGAGATAACGTGCAAATTGGTGCAAGAGTGGTAACAGTCAACGATAACGAAATGCGATGGCGCGTTGGAGAAGTATTGCGGGCACCTAAAATACTATCGGGAGCAAGAGTTGGAAGCGGGACAACTCTGTTAGGTAACGTTACGATTGGCGAAAACGCCTTTATCGGTGCAGGCTCAGTTGTTACGCGAGATATCCCGCCTGGAACGCTTGCCTATGGAAATCCAGCATACGTCCAGGGTGATCGTCCCCGGGGGGATTGGATCGCGGGCGCAAGTAAATCAATTCCAGAAGATAAAAGGGATTTCTAATCATGACAACGATTGGAGTTTTTGCAAACATTTTAAATGAGCGGCAGGAAGTTCTCTGTGTTCAGAGGAACTACCCGCCATATGGCTGGACCGTCCCAGGAGGCACGCTTGAAGATGGAGAGTCACCCGAAGACGGGGTTATCAGGGAGGTTTTCGAGGAGACGGGTTACCGAGTTGTCGTTGAAAATCTTGTGGGCATCTATTCAGCGCCCTTCAAGTCGGATCTTGTTATTTATTTCATGTGCCAGATAGTTGCTAGAGAAGCCTGGCAACCGAATTCGGAAATTGCTGCAGTCGATTTCTTTTCGGTAGAGAATCTCCCCTCCCCCATGAAAAACAATACACGGATCAGAATACTAGATGCCCACGCCGGAAGAACTGGCGTGTGGAAGACCTTCTCTAAAGAAGAGCATTCTTGATCATGAAAAATTATTCAGGGAGAAGCGTCGTCTGCTTCGATATTGGCAATGTCCTAGTTGAGTTGGGGCCACCAATTGAATCATGGCTTGAACCGAGCGACGCCTCGAAGTTTAAGGCACTTCTTCATGATTACAGTATCGGCAACGTAGGCTCGAGTTCTTTTTTCCAGAATCTAAATGCGATCAGCAGGCATCAAATTAACGAAATTCCTGTCGAGAACTGGTTCACAGAAAAGAGATTGGTCGGCCCTTTTGCCGGGGCGGCAAAACTGTTATCGAAATTGGCCGACCAAAAGGTAGAAATCTATCTTTTCTCCAACACAAACGAAACTCACTGGAATCATGTAAAAACTTATTTGCTTGCTCATGACCGTGCTTTTTTATCTTTTTTGATGAAGAAGAAGAAACCAGATGCTGAAGCTTTTAAGCATGTGGAGCGCTCAATACGCGCATACGGGAAGGACATTATTTTCTTTGATGATTCACCGGCCAATATCGAAGTGGCTAATCGCATTGGGTGGAATGGGTATTTGGCGGTCGGAAAAAACCCCATTGAAGGGGTTAAAAAAATCCTCAAAGAGCTTCATCGAATGGATGTTTAATTTCGTAATTCTACATCCTGTTATGCGTCAAAGTAATTTTTATATATAAATGAGCGCATTGTGAACGCTGGAGCATTGGCTCACAAGAGATTTTTAGCCATGTCGGCAATTCTTCTAGGGGTTGCTGTGGCCATTCTTGATGCATCGATGGTCAATACGGCGCTGCCTCGGATTGCTGCTCAATTGGGAATTCCGAGTGCAGATTCAATTTTTGTTGTTAGCGCCTACCAAGTTTCCATGGTGGCTTCGCTTCTGCTTTTTTCGGCACTCGGTGACATTTTTGGTTATAAAGTTATTTATATAATAGGAACGATTGCATTCTCGATCTCGGCATTGGCCTGTTCCGCTGTTTTTTCTTTTGATTACCTTGTATTGATTCGGGCAATTCAAGGACTGGGAGGTGGTGCGATGGCAGGGGTTAATATTGCCATTATGAGAGGGATGTATCCAGCTCACCTCTTCGGCAGGGCGGTCGGAACAAGCGCACTGGTGGTGGCCCTATCATTCTGTGCTGGCCCGTTGATTTCTTCATTGATTCTGTCTTATGGCTCTTGGTCGCTGATTTTCGTCTTGAATTTTTTAATTGGAGCGACTGCCTGCTTGCTTGCGACCATTTTTCTGCCAAGCCGTCCGCATAAAAATTTGAGTTGCGTTCCTTGGATGGATTTATTGGTCATCATGGCAGGGCTCTTTCTCATTGCTTTCTCGGTTTCCGCGCTGGGAGTAAGTCGCTACGGAAAGACCAGATTCATAATTAGCGCAACGACTTGCTGCCTTGGTATCGGAATTATCCTGTGGAATCCAGGTTCTTTTAAAAAATTTCTCCCTAATCCCTATAGCAAAAAAATATTTATTGTGGCGTCATTTATAACGCTGCTTGCATATATGGCCCAGGGGGCCACGCTGATCTCATTGCCCTTCTTTTTCTCCGCGGCAAGCGTTGGAAGGTTGTCTGGGACGGTCTCTGCAATGGTTTTTTGGTCTTTGTTTTCTGGTTTTTTTTCATACTTCTCGGGGCGCGCTTCGGATGTATTGAATTCGGCTCATTTGCTAGTGATGGGTTTGTTTATTATGTCTATCGGGATAGCGTTTCTGGCTGCTGTGGGTGCGATACAACCTATGTGGCTTGCGTCGTTATGTGCAGCTATGGCAGGAGCCGGCTTTGGTATATTTCAAACGCCTAACCTAAAACTGCTGCTGAGCTACAGTTCCGCGCAAGAAAGCGGAAGATCCAACGGCGTTCTAGCTACCGTCAGGTTGCTAGGCCAAATGATTGGTGGCGTCATCGCAGCCGCTTTCCTGAGTCTTAACTCCCAGCAAGGGGCTCGCTGGGCCCTGATCGCAAGTTCCTTGTGCGCATTTCTTGCCTGTGGCCTCGCCAATTTACAGAGGGAAACCAAACCGTAGGCGCATGGGCTTAGAGTGGCTAGCAAAACCCTGGAAGCCGCTGAGCGCAGATGACGCTGCACGCCAAGGGAATGATGCCATTGCGGTCGACGATCGGATGCCGCTTGCCGCCGAGCTTACCGCGATCGGTCGGATTAGGGCCGACGCCTCCTGAGCCTTCGGAACCTACATTTCTCTGCCCAGAAAGTCTTCAGCTTTAGCGGAGTCATCGTCGCAGCGTCGACCGCTTCGCCGAAAATCTGCGCGTGAAGCGCCGCGTAGAGATTGAGGTTGGCTTAAGGCTGGCAGGACAAGAAATATCAGCTTGGTGCTCTCAGTCTTCGCGGTGGCCACAGTCGTGGCTTGCGCGGCATGCTCATGCGGGACACGTCACTGCGTAGAACACCCCTCTGGCGTCGGATTGGGAGCGACACGCACCCGTCTCAAACAATCCATAGCACATCACTGCTGGATACTATCTCGATATATCAGGATGCCAAAACAGAATGAGATGCTTGGGTTTTTTTCCATCCAACGGGCATTGAACTGTCGCTGTTCCATCCTGCGTGCATAGTGAAACCATGGGTGTATCAGACCATATCGAATCGGCCTTGATGGATTTGACGTCCCCCATAACGTTGGAACCGTGACCTCTGATATCGAGCGTGTTGTTTCTCGTTGGTCGAGGGCTGGCTAAGTCTTGTCCGTCCACCCGGTAGGCATAACGACACAACGGCCCTTGGTGGGGCAACAACGCGAGCCGATGTCCAGAAGGATGTCCATAGGGCAGCCGCGTGACGGTTTCCAGCATGTATGCGGGATTGCAGAGATTGCATTTGCGATGTCTTTCCGCAGCCATGTCTATTGAATAGGGGTCACGCCAACAAACGCCACTGAGCGTTCAGGAGTGACCACCATGTTGCAAACACCGGTACTGCAACCGAACGAGCGCCGCATCCTGCGGCTCAGTGAAGTCGAAGCGAAGTCTGGTTTCAAGCGCGCTCACATCTACAACCTGATGAAAAAGCGTCAGTTCCCACAGGCGCGGCGCCTCGGCGTACGGGCTGTGGGCTGGGATTCGGTCGAGATCGATCAGTGGATCGCCGAACGCCTCAATAACCGAACCTGATCCTCTCTCCTCCTCGGATTTTCCCATCCTTTAGACGGAGAGCACCATGCAGGTTGTATCCATCATCTCGACCAAGGGCGGCGTTGGCAAAACGACCACGGCCGCCAATCTCGGCGGGCTCGCCGCAGACGCGGGACTGCGCGTGTTGCTGCTCGACCTCGACGTGCAGCCCACGCTTTCCTCTTATTATGAACTGGCCCACCGCGCACCCTGCGGCATCTATGAGTTGCTGGCCTTCAATGAACGCGACCTCGGCCGACTCGTGTCCCGCACCATCATCGCAGGTCTGGACTTGGTGCTCTCGAATGACCATCGAGGTGAACTGAACACCTTGCTCTTGCATGCTCCAGATGGACGCCTGCGGCTGCGCCACATGCTGCCGGCGCTGGCACCACTTTATGACCTGGTGCTGATCGATACGCAGGGCGCGCGTTCGGTGCTGCTGGAGATGGCAGTGTTGGCCTCCAACCTAGCACTGTCGCCCGTCACTCCGGAAATCCTTGCGGCCCGTGAGTTGCGGCGTGGCACCATGCAGTTGCTGGAGGACATCGCTCCGTATCGACACCTCGGCATCGAACCGCCTCCGCTGCACCTGCTTATCAATCGAGTCCATTCCGTATCCATCAACGCGCGGCTGATCCAACAGGCGCTGCGCGACCTGTTTCAAAACCATGCTGGCATTCGCGTGCTGGGTACCAACGTGCCAGCCATTGAAGCCTATCCCCGCGCCGCTACCCGTGGTCTGCCGGTGCATCGCGTCGAGCATCGCCAGCCACCGGGCAGAATTGCGCCCGCCGCGCTCGACACCATGCGCACGCTCGCCGGGGAGCTGTTCCCTGAGTGGCAAGACAAATTTATCCAAGTCTCCGGCCGTCCAGCGCGTCCTCTTGAAACTGGGAGGCCCCATGGCGAACGTACATGAACTGGCCCGTGGCCATAAGCGCCTGCGCGCTCTGATCGAGTTTGCTACGAGCGAAGGCTGGCACGTCAAGCGTACACCTGGCGGACACCTCAAGTTCACCAAGGCCGGCTGCGCTGCCATCTACACCAGCTCAACCGCAAGCGACCATCGGGCGCCCCTCAACGCCCGTGCGCAAATCCGCCGTGCCGAGCGCGAGGCCCGCATGATAAGGGCCGCTAACGCCGAGGGACGAGGCGATGGCTGAGATATCCTCCCAGGACATGGCCGGCAAGCTGCTTGCAGCCGGGTTCGAGCGCTGCGGTCCATCGGTCACGGCCTTGAGCGACCCGATTGCCGATACACCGATGGTCGTGACGCTGGACCAGCTGCGGCCCTACGACCACGACCCGCGAATGAAGCGCAACCCAGCCTATGAAGAAATCAAGGCGTCCATCCGCGAACGCGGCCTGGATGCAGCACCTGCTATCACGCGCCGTCCGGGCGACGAGCACTACATCATTCGTAATGGTGGCAACACGCGGCTCGCGATCCTACGTGAACTCTGGACAGAGACGAAGGACGAGCGCTTCTTCCGTATTTCGTGCCTTTTCCGGCCCTGGCCTGCGCGCGGAGAAATCGTCGCGCTGACCGGACACCTCGCCGAGAATGAGCTGCGCGGCGGCCTCACGTTCATCGAGCGCGCCTTGGGCGTCGAAAAAGCCCGCGAGTTCTATGAAGAGGAAAGCGGCGCCACGCTGAGCCAGTCCGAACTAGCCCGCCGCCTCGCTGCCGACGGCTATCCCGTACAGCAGTCGCACATAAGCCGCATGGCCGATGCAGTGCGCTACCTACTACCTGCGATTCCGACCGTGCTCTATGGAGGCTTGGGCCGTCATCAGGTCGAGCGGCTTTCGGTCATGCGCAAGGCCTGCGAGCGCACCTGGCAGTATTACGCCAAAAGTCGCTCCCTTCCATTGAACTTCGACAATTTCTTTCAGGAGGTGCTGTCGCAGTTCGACATCCAGGCGGACGAATTTGCTCCTCAGCGGGTGCAGGACGAACTGATCGGCCAGATGTCAGAGCTGCTGGGCGTCAATTACGATGTGCTGGCCTTGGACCTGAATGAATCCGAGAGCCGCCACCGTGCGCTGGTTAGCCAACCGACGCCGCCGTCGGCACCGCCCGCATTGCCTGAGCCTGGAGCCATCGCGCGACCGCCTGTCGAACCGGCGCCGTCCACCGATACTCCTTCGCCACCTACAACGCGGTCAGCGGGCGACCCCATCACGTGCGAAAATGATACGGACGCTGGCAAAGCATCCGCCGGAAACCCTGCAGCAGCAGCTGGAGAGCTGCTGCAAGACCATATCGTCTCGCCGGCACCAACGACAGAGCGGCTCCAGTCCATCCAACGGATGATCGCGGAGCAGTTGGGCGATGCGGTACCGCCGGACTTCTCAGCCAACGTATTGCAGTCCATCCCAGTACAGGCCGGTGGCCTCTATCCCATCTCCGACGTCTGGTACATCGAACCCGGCCTGGACGCGCCAGACCGGCTACGCATCCATATCGCGCAGTTCGCGCGCGAGATCGCCGGCGAGGCGGACTTGGACGAGTTCATCGAGGACCGTCCCGACGGCATCGGGTTCGCATGTCGCGCCCAGGCACCCTGGCAGCTTGAACATGCCGTGCTGGCGTTGCTGGGATCTCTAGCCGGTCAGCAGCCGGCCGATGCCGGCCCCAACGAGCAACTCGTCACCGATCTGCCGACACTGCTACACGGTCAAGGCGACTTCACCAGGCGATTGAGCGATACCGCGCTGGTCAAGCTGTTCCGGTTGCTGCGGTTGGCCCGACGCCTGCTGGATCTGGAAGCCGGTGCCACGGCTCCCGATTCTTGAACGAGGAAGACCAGCATGTCTGCACCCCACCCCCTCAACCAAGCTGTCATCGCCCAGGCACTCTACGACCTGCGCAATGGGCAACTGCGTCGTTGCAAATCCATGGGATTCGGTGAGGAAGAGCTGGATGCGCTCAAGCACCCGGTGCTGATAAGCGTACTGGCAAACGCCAGCGTCTCGTGGTGTTCCGTGACGGTCAACCGCGAAGTGCTCCTTCGGCTGCTCAAGCAGGCGAAGGACGTGGAGAAGGAAATCGCCACGGTTGATCGCATGCTCAGGCTGGCAGCAAGTACGGAGATGGTGAGCCGCTTCTACGGTCTGACCCACCAGGAGGTCGCCCTTCGCCGCGAAGTCCTCGGCCTGCCCAAACGCAAGGGGCGCCATGCCGTTTTAGACGAAGCCCAGGACACGGAGCTGTGGCGGCAGTGGAAGGCCGTGACCAGCAGCAGACACGTCGATATGGAGGACGAGTCCTCGATTCTCGATGCGGCCATGGACTTGGCAGAAGCCATGTCACTGCCGCTTTCGGTGGTGTGGGCCACGATCAAAAACTGGATCGACCAAGGATTGGGATGACCTATGGCCGTGGATGACGCAACGTCGCGAGCACCACGCAAAGGCCCCGTAGCACTCGCCGATTTGTTCGACAGCGCGCTGAAAGACCTTACGCCTAAAATCAGCGAGCCCGCGTCTGCGCGTACGTCCGGAGACGGTTTCCTGTTCAGCGGCAATCGGCATGAGAGCGTACCGCGGCGGCTGTTCCTCGATCGACGTCTGACGCCACTGGAGCGCAATGCATGGCAAGTGTTCCGGATGATGCTCAACGAGGATGGCGTCACCGCGTTCCCGACATACGAGCAACTTCGACCATGGCTAGCGTCAACGCCCTGCGCAGGACAAGCCTCCCACGAAACCGTGGCCCGCGCCTTGACGCTATTGCGCCTGACACGCTGGTTGAGTCTGGTGCGCAGACGCCGCGACCCTAAGACCGGACGCATCCTCGGCAACCTGTATGTGCTGCACGATGAGCCCTTGACTCCGTTCGAGGCGATACAGCTTGACGCCGACTATCTGGAGCTGGTCAGCCAATCACTGAGCCATTCTGCAAAGGCTGTGCAAATGGTTGGACTCAACACGCTTAAGGAAATCGCGGAAGACCCGCTGCTGTCAGGCCGCACGTTGCCATCGCGCCTGCAGGTGCTTGCCGAACGCCTGGCTCAACAAGGCATAGCTGTATGCGAGAGTTATCCACAAGAAGACGCCACCCACGATTCCGAAGAAGGGGCTTCAAGCCTTCTTCGGAATGGCGAACACCATTCTTCGGAATCCGAAGCGGGGCTGAATTCCAGGCACGACGGCACTCTTCGGAATCCGAAGCAGGACCGTACTGTACGTAGTAAAAGTAATAATAAAATACGTACTACCGCGCATGAGGGTGAGCGTGTGCGAGGGACGCCGGATGTTCGCATGCCTGATCGCTTCCTCGCGCTGAAGGAAGAGCAGCAGGCGGGCGCATTGGTTGCGTTACAGCAGGTCGATGCGTCACTGCGGCAAGCCGTGCTGGATGAATGGGCGGACCGCTGTCGAGGCTCGACCATTCGCAATCCAGCGGGATATTTGTTCGGCATCATCCAGCGCGCCATCCGGGGTGAGTTCAATGCGTGGGCCAAGCAAGCCGAGATGGCATCACTGGCTCCTCCTCCTGCGTGCAATGAGCCACCAGTGGCACCGCGCAATGTGGTTCCGACCGAGGTAGCCCGGCAGAACATCGAACAGCTACGCGACCTTCTGCGCAAGGCCTGACTTGTCGGACCGACAGATCATGAAGCAGATGCCTGTGGCTGTCAGTAGCGCTATCCCCTGGGGATAGCCGCTTGGATGTGCAAGACGCCAAGCAGATATGGGGCAGGCATCGAGATGCCATGCACTGGATCATATGTGCGCGGCCTGTCCTTGGCGAACAGCGCTCCTTGGCGCGCCATGGAGCTATCCCCTGGGGATAATTGGCCATTCCAAAGGGCAGCACAACAGGCAGGCACAGCGCCGCCATCGGAGGTCACGCACGGATCGCGCGTATCCGTGCAGCCTCGGCGAGCAGCATCCAGTGGCGCTTAATGGATCTATCCCCTGGGGATAGCTCGCGTCGCTCGTAGCGGCCACTCCCTAAACCGGGGCTTGGCCGATTTCGGTTTGTTGACTGACGGCCTTCCGCCGCATGCCAATGCTGGCTGCTCCTTTTCCAAAGCGAGCGGACACACCATGGCAACCAATGAACCTTTGCAATTGAATCTCGGCTCGCTGCGCAGCGCGATGTCGCTGACGCTGCATACCCATCACGCATCCCGCATTTGGCATGGCCGCGCTGCCGCCGAGGGGCGACCGGGCATCGTCGGCCTGAACGGCTACATCGCCGTGATGAACAAGATGAAGCGCGGCTCGGAGCAGGACGACCCATACAGCGATTGGTGGATGTTGCGCATCGAGGAAAAACTCGACCAGACCAAAACCACGCTGCAATCGCTGCGCGAACAGGTGGACCAGGCATTGGCGGGCGTCCCCGCCGCATTGAGCCTGGGCGAGAACCTCAACGTGCAGCCGGTTAAATTGCCCCTCTTCGTCAACGCCCAGCTCGGCTTTGCTGCGGTCTATCTCCTGGCCGACTATGACGACATCGCCCGCAAGCTGATCCTTGCCCATCACACCGCACTCATCGACCGCAGCACGCTGGAGCGCTGGCTCAACGAGGGTGCGCATGCGCTGCGCAGCCTGTTCAGCCTGGCACAGCAATACCGCTACTCGGGCTGCACTCGGGACGATTTCGCGGCCAAGAATGCGGCGGCGCGGGTCGCGCTGGAAAAATTCGGCGAGCTGCCGCAAGACGTACTAGAAGGCACACGACGCTCGAAGTTTTCGCCGCCCATCGTGCGCCGCGGGCTCCAACAGCGCGGTGATAGCGCTGCCGCAGCCGCACCTCCCACCGACGAAAGCACTGCCGCCGATCCGGCCGAGGCCAGCACCGTCGAGGACGAACAGGCATGAGCGACACGAACCGCGAACCGCGCTACTTCCGTGGTCTGGAACAGCCAGCCTTCATGCGGCTGGAACACGCGGCCTCTCTAAAAGGCCTTTTAAAGCCTTTTAAAGGTAAAGGGGACTTCGAGACCTGGGCCAGTCAGTGCTTCGCGATGCGCGACGAGGTGATTGCCCTGGCGCAGCGACAGGTGCTGCCACAGGCGTGCGGGCACCCCTTCCACCTGCTGCCCATAGAGCTGGCCCAACAGTCCACTGGCGCAGGCACGGCCTTTTTGCGCTGGCGCAGGCACGACAGGTCAGCCATGGGCGTGGCGCTGTGGCAGGAACTGATCGCCAGCACCAGCACGCCCGTCAACTTGCTGGCCGATCTGCACGCGATCGAGCTTCAGCGCATCACGTTGAACATGCAGATCAGCCTGCTGCACACCCTGGGCAGGCAGGCGCAGGAATGCGCCAGCAAGGCCAGCGAAGCGGATGCCGCCTATCTGCGTCGGCTCACGTCCCTCCCCGCCGCGATGCGCGATTGATGACTGCGCCAGGCATTCCTGCACGCGCCTGGGGCCGGAGAGGCACGGGCATTTCAACCACAACGGAGATTGCATCATGAGCACGCATTTTTCTGGCGAAGGCAACATCGGCTCGCCACCGGAATATCGCGAATTCCCCAATGGCAACGACGAGCCCAGCCGCCTCCTGCGCCTGAACGTCTATTTCGATAACCCCGTTCCCAAGAAGGACGGTTCTTTCGACGATCGCGGAGGCTTTTGGGCGCCCGTCGAACTCTGGCACCGCGATGCCGAGCACTGGAAGGATCTGTACCAGAAAGGCATGCGCGTGCTGGTCGTCGGCCGCATGGAGCGTGAATCTTGGACGGACAACGAGGATCAGCCACGCGAAACCTGGCAGATCAACGCGCGTAGCGTCGGCATCCTGCCGTACCGCATTGAGTCCGTGACCCTTAGCCCGAAGCACCAAGAGGCAGAGACGAAGCCCCAAGCCGCCCAGGAAACGACTGCGACGAAAGAGGCGAAACGTAGGAAATGACCCTGCATGGAGGGCGAACGCCGCAGTGCTCCGCCCTCCTCCGCTCGCCACAAATTATCCCCAGGGGATAGCTCCACCTACGTCCACCGAAGTCCACGCCCTCCCGTATACCTCGGCTCCCTGCCCGCGCACTTCCAGCTACGCGTCTTTCTCCAAAGCGATTTCATCCTCCGTGAAAGCGGTCGCCGCAGCATGCGGCTTGTTTGCTGCTGCTCTTGGCAGCGCTCGGCATCCTCGATTCCAGCAACTCAATGAACCACGGAAATCGAGCGGACGGACATGCGGCTGTTCTTGTGCGAGAAGCCCTCCCAGGGCAAAGACATTGGCCGGATTCTCGGCGCCACGCAGCGCCGTGAAGGCTGCCTCAGCGGTTCCGGCGTCACTGTCACTTGGTGCATCGGCCATCTCGTCGAAGCGGCACCGCCCGAAGCCTACGACGAGCAGCTCAAGCGCTGGTCCATCGAGCAGTTGCCTATCATTCCCGAGCATTGGCGGGTCGAGGTCAAACCGAAGACGGCCACGCAATTCAAAGTCGTCAAAGCGCTCCTGGCGAAGGCGACCCAACTGGTCATTGCTACGGACGCCGACCGCGAGGGCGAACTCATCGCCCGCGAAGTTATCGACCTGTGCGGCTATCGTGGACCTATAGAACGGCTCTGGCTGTCAGCCCTCAACGATACGTCCATTCGCACCGCGCTCGGT of Xanthomonas translucens pv. cerealis contains these proteins:
- a CDS encoding acyl-CoA dehydrogenase family protein is translated as MSIHLPKFFSRDVGEKILSSLENWKDSESLHDPLVWRKTIPELASLDYKSNLPEQLGPLNTRELMEAFKFFGRISLDLRDVPGLGHGRVFLASKKQNRFRLQLEEISTGRSFAAICITEEGGGSDLHAIKTTASRTADGYELNGQKKYVARLRQSDVFIVFANVKGVDQGLTAFMIEESNPGVRVADIEAMGLRGISWGQLDLDRVRVPAKNRIGGEGQGFSIFSTHFSFWRCAMAAAAIGAAEKALDKAKERLRTRSAFSGPIGRFTHLQQDFAKHASRLHMAWLLTQNTARRIELKQYSYVDAAMAKAESVEASLAAVQWSMLVHGAYGYSADAHLEKSLRDLLGLRIADGTTDVLRGQVARGILGEELYSLSIGRDVNLFSPARERQLW
- a CDS encoding acyltransferase, which translates into the protein MIGRGAKIRSGALLCSGACIGENSIIGHNVVIRARVKIGANSVISHFVCLERDATIGDSVRISALTHITGNCLIGDNVQIGARVVTVNDNEMRWRVGEVLRAPKILSGARVGSGTTLLGNVTIGENAFIGAGSVVTRDIPPGTLAYGNPAYVQGDRPRGDWIAGASKSIPEDKRDF
- a CDS encoding NUDIX hydrolase, which gives rise to MTTIGVFANILNERQEVLCVQRNYPPYGWTVPGGTLEDGESPEDGVIREVFEETGYRVVVENLVGIYSAPFKSDLVIYFMCQIVAREAWQPNSEIAAVDFFSVENLPSPMKNNTRIRILDAHAGRTGVWKTFSKEEHS
- a CDS encoding HAD-IA family hydrolase → MKNYSGRSVVCFDIGNVLVELGPPIESWLEPSDASKFKALLHDYSIGNVGSSSFFQNLNAISRHQINEIPVENWFTEKRLVGPFAGAAKLLSKLADQKVEIYLFSNTNETHWNHVKTYLLAHDRAFLSFLMKKKKPDAEAFKHVERSIRAYGKDIIFFDDSPANIEVANRIGWNGYLAVGKNPIEGVKKILKELHRMDV
- a CDS encoding MFS transporter: MNAGALAHKRFLAMSAILLGVAVAILDASMVNTALPRIAAQLGIPSADSIFVVSAYQVSMVASLLLFSALGDIFGYKVIYIIGTIAFSISALACSAVFSFDYLVLIRAIQGLGGGAMAGVNIAIMRGMYPAHLFGRAVGTSALVVALSFCAGPLISSLILSYGSWSLIFVLNFLIGATACLLATIFLPSRPHKNLSCVPWMDLLVIMAGLFLIAFSVSALGVSRYGKTRFIISATTCCLGIGIILWNPGSFKKFLPNPYSKKIFIVASFITLLAYMAQGATLISLPFFFSAASVGRLSGTVSAMVFWSLFSGFFSYFSGRASDVLNSAHLLVMGLFIMSIGIAFLAAVGAIQPMWLASLCAAMAGAGFGIFQTPNLKLLLSYSSAQESGRSNGVLATVRLLGQMIGGVIAAAFLSLNSQQGARWALIASSLCAFLACGLANLQRETKP
- a CDS encoding AlpA family transcriptional regulator, which codes for MLQTPVLQPNERRILRLSEVEAKSGFKRAHIYNLMKKRQFPQARRLGVRAVGWDSVEIDQWIAERLNNRT
- a CDS encoding ParA family protein, translating into MQVVSIISTKGGVGKTTTAANLGGLAADAGLRVLLLDLDVQPTLSSYYELAHRAPCGIYELLAFNERDLGRLVSRTIIAGLDLVLSNDHRGELNTLLLHAPDGRLRLRHMLPALAPLYDLVLIDTQGARSVLLEMAVLASNLALSPVTPEILAARELRRGTMQLLEDIAPYRHLGIEPPPLHLLINRVHSVSINARLIQQALRDLFQNHAGIRVLGTNVPAIEAYPRAATRGLPVHRVEHRQPPGRIAPAALDTMRTLAGELFPEWQDKFIQVSGRPARPLETGRPHGERT